One Solibacillus sp. R5-41 DNA segment encodes these proteins:
- a CDS encoding class I SAM-dependent methyltransferase, translated as MSEHYYSNKPQTDSKPRQWKFTLLGNTFMFETDAGVFSKSEVDFGSRVLIDAFEMPKIAGDILDVGCGYGPIGLSIAKVNPEREVLMMDINTRAVALSQKNAQLNGIQNVRIFESDGLSAVSPETNAAAILTNPPIRAGKDTVFKFYDGAYQLLVEDGELWVVIQKKQGAPSTVSHLEGMFSKVEVVEKKKGYWIIRAKK; from the coding sequence ATGTCTGAACATTATTATTCCAATAAGCCTCAAACTGATAGTAAACCACGCCAATGGAAGTTTACTTTATTAGGAAATACATTTATGTTTGAAACAGATGCAGGTGTATTTAGCAAAAGCGAAGTAGATTTTGGCTCCCGTGTGTTAATAGACGCTTTTGAGATGCCAAAAATTGCAGGAGATATACTTGATGTTGGTTGTGGTTATGGACCGATTGGATTGTCTATTGCAAAAGTAAATCCAGAGCGTGAAGTGTTAATGATGGATATCAATACGCGAGCTGTTGCGTTGTCACAAAAAAATGCACAACTAAACGGGATTCAAAATGTACGAATTTTTGAAAGTGATGGCTTAAGTGCTGTATCACCTGAAACGAATGCTGCAGCTATTTTAACAAATCCACCTATTCGTGCTGGTAAGGATACAGTTTTTAAGTTTTATGACGGTGCCTATCAATTGCTAGTTGAAGATGGTGAACTGTGGGTTGTAATTCAGAAGAAGCAGGGTGCGCCTTCAACGGTGAGTCATTTAGAGGGAATGTTTTCAAAAGTAGAAGTTGTCGAGAAGAAAAAAGGGTACTGGATCATACGTGCAAAAAAATAA
- the rplL gene encoding 50S ribosomal protein L7/L12 yields the protein MNNEQILEAIKAMTVLELNDLVKAIEEEFGVTAAAPVAVVAGGAAAAEEKTEFDVILASAGAEKIKVIKVVREITGLGLKEAKEVVDNAPKALKEGISKDDAEAIKAKLEEVGASVEVK from the coding sequence ATGAACAATGAGCAAATCTTAGAAGCTATCAAAGCTATGACAGTTCTAGAGTTAAACGATTTAGTAAAAGCAATCGAAGAAGAATTCGGTGTAACAGCAGCAGCTCCAGTAGCTGTAGTAGCTGGCGGTGCAGCAGCAGCAGAAGAGAAAACTGAATTTGACGTAATCTTAGCATCAGCTGGTGCAGAAAAAATTAAAGTAATCAAAGTGGTTCGTGAAATCACTGGTTTAGGCCTAAAAGAAGCTAAAGAGGTTGTTGACAACGCTCCTAAAGCTCTTAAAGAAGGTATCTCTAAAGATGACGCTGAAGCTATTAAAGCTAAACTTGAAGAAGTTGGCGCTTCAGTAGAAGTTAAATAA